One genomic segment of Natronospira proteinivora includes these proteins:
- the atpE gene encoding F0F1 ATP synthase subunit C → METEIAAAIAQLQGMTVLAVGIIVGLGAIGTAIGFGLLGGRFLESAARQPELVGMLQVRMFILAGLLDAVAMIGVGLGVWFAVASPFLGALEGML, encoded by the coding sequence CCAGCTCCAGGGCATGACCGTTCTGGCCGTGGGCATTATCGTGGGCCTGGGTGCCATTGGGACCGCCATCGGTTTCGGCCTGCTGGGTGGCCGCTTTCTGGAATCCGCTGCCCGTCAGCCGGAGCTGGTCGGCATGCTGCAGGTTCGCATGTTCATCCTGGCCGGTCTGCTGGATGCCGTGGCCATGATTGGTGTGGGCCTCGGTGTTTGGTTCGCGGTCGCCAGTCCCTTCCTGGGTGCTTTGGAAGGCATGCTCTAA
- a CDS encoding F0F1 ATP synthase subunit B — MTILIQMVSFGLLVWLTLKFVWPPMIEAMRERREKIAEGLAAAEKGNQQLEEASAETDRVIREAREQASDIIAQANRRSTEMIEEAKADARREGERLLENARSQIDQDVARARAELRQELADLTALGASQILGREVDAKAHGEMLDRLANQL, encoded by the coding sequence GTGACGATATTGATCCAGATGGTCAGCTTCGGTCTGCTGGTCTGGCTCACGCTCAAGTTTGTCTGGCCGCCGATGATCGAAGCCATGCGCGAGCGTCGGGAGAAGATCGCCGAAGGCCTGGCCGCTGCCGAGAAAGGCAATCAGCAGCTGGAGGAAGCCTCCGCCGAGACCGACCGCGTCATTCGCGAGGCTCGTGAGCAGGCCTCCGACATCATTGCTCAGGCCAACCGCCGGAGCACTGAAATGATCGAGGAAGCCAAGGCCGATGCCCGCCGTGAAGGCGAGCGTCTGCTGGAAAACGCCCGCAGCCAGATCGACCAGGATGTGGCCCGGGCCCGAGCCGAGCTTCGCCAGGAGTTGGCCGATCTGACCGCCCTGGGGGCGAGCCAGATTCTCGGCCGCGAGGTGGATGCCAAGGCCCACGGCGAGATGCTGGACCGACTCGCCAATCAGCTCTAA